The genomic window ACATCGGCGGCGCGGAATAAAAACCGATCATCGGAACCACGGCTCACTGATCCCCCGGCACTTTCCCAACCATGCCTCTCTTCGCATACAAAGCCCTCGCTGCAAACGGCTCCGTCACCACCGGAGAAATCGATGCGGCGGATCGCCCGGAAGCCTTGCGTGTCCTGGATAAAAAAGGACTCCAGCCGGTCAATCTCAAGGAGACCGCCGCACCGGCGGCTCCCAAGAAGGCGGCCCAGGGGGCGAAGTCGAAACCGGAGCCAGCGGAAAAAGCAAAGCCCAAGGCCGAAGACAAGGAAGCGCCGATCCCGGACGGACCGATCAAGCTCAAGCGTGCGGAAGTCGTGCTCTTCACCGAGGAACTTTCCGACATGCTCGGTGCCGGCCTCCAGCTTGAGCCGGCCCTCAAGTCGATGGAAAGCCGCCAGGAACTTGGAAACCTCAAGGCCGTGTCTTTCAAGATCCGCCAGATCGTGCGGGATGGTGTGAATTTCTCCGTTGCCCTGAAAAAAGTCAGCCCCAGCTTCGGCCCGTTGTACTGTTCGCTGGCGGCGGCGGGCGAGGCTTCCGGCGCTCTGGACGACATTCTGAAGCGCCAGGCGCACTACCTCAAGACCCTCGCGGAACTGCAGGCCCGCCTGATCCTTGCGATGATCTATCCGGCGTTCCTCATTCTCGCGGGCATCGGCGTTTCGATCGTTTTCGTCACCACCCTCATTCCGCAGCTCACCCAGCTTATCAAGAGCAGCGGCGGGGAAATCCCTCTGGGCGCGGCCATCCTCATCGGCGTATCCAACTTCCTCAGCAAGTGGTGGCTCGTGGTGCTGCTGACCGGCATCGCCAGCTTCATCTTTTTCAAGGCCTGGAAGGACAACGAGGCGAACAAGCCGACATGGGACCGCATCAAGCTCAAGCTGCCGCTGGTCGGTGCCGTCATCACCAGCCGGTTCTATGTACAGTTCCTGGAGACGATGGCCAACCTCGTCG from Luteolibacter yonseiensis includes these protein-coding regions:
- a CDS encoding type II secretion system F family protein, with the protein product MPLFAYKALAANGSVTTGEIDAADRPEALRVLDKKGLQPVNLKETAAPAAPKKAAQGAKSKPEPAEKAKPKAEDKEAPIPDGPIKLKRAEVVLFTEELSDMLGAGLQLEPALKSMESRQELGNLKAVSFKIRQIVRDGVNFSVALKKVSPSFGPLYCSLAAAGEASGALDDILKRQAHYLKTLAELQARLILAMIYPAFLILAGIGVSIVFVTTLIPQLTQLIKSSGGEIPLGAAILIGVSNFLSKWWLVVLLTGIASFIFFKAWKDNEANKPTWDRIKLKLPLVGAVITSRFYVQFLETMANLVGNGLPLLRSLELSRDATQNRSLRGALDQVIAQVGDGRSFSKALIRNGTFPALLIDMISVGEQTGKIDQSLRRAAERYDKELDKSLQRIMALVMPAVLIVMAVLIGAMAYLMITSIFQTMSKMQ